AAGAAGCAGTAGCTtaaacagacaaatacacacacacaaaaggacacacacacaaacacacacacaaacacacaaacacacacagacccgctTTCTCTGTTTAACCGTGAAAGTAACTAGTAGATTGGTCCGGTGTTCAAAGAGCTTCTGTCTCTGTGACCTGGCCAAGCCGGATCGAAATATACAGTTTATTCATCTATATTTTCAAATTCAGTTCACCGACACAATGTACCTTTGGCCCCTCCTCCCTCGGGGCGTGAGGGTCGGGCAGAGCAGCACATGGCTGTCAAGGGGTGAGGGTTTGAGTTTGATTTAGTCAAGACAAAGAGTACCCTctgacagtgtgagtgtgtcaacATTCATAGCAACTATAGCAAACATGGTTATCTgactttgtgtgcttgtgtgtgtgtgtgtgtgtgtgtgtgtgtgtgtgtgtgtgtgtgtgtcctccaggGTCTCACCCATCTCCATGCCCATCACGTGATCCATCGAGACATCAAGGGTCAAAATGTTCTGCTGACTGAGAACGCAGAGGTCTAACTGggtacaacacacactcacacacaaacacacacacacacaccacacacacacacacacacacacacacacacacacacacacacacacacacacacacacacacacacacacacacacacacacacacacacacacaaacaaaacacataaATGCTATAAACTTTGCTTTGCAAGAAGAAAACTCCCAAACTTGTAATCTCGAAGGCGCCCAAGCAAGAAAATTCACATAAATATGTTATTATAATTAACAATGAGAAAATATCCATAGATTTGAATATCCAGATATTTTAACCAatttatacataaataatacTAAAAAACAAGTGAAATGTAAATCGACCATCCCCTTCTGATCTAATCTGTTCCCTTCTCTTGGTCCCAGTGGACTTCGGGGTGTCGGCCCAGCTGGACAAGACGGTGGGCCGCAGGAACACCTTCATCGGGACGCCCTACTGGATGGCGCCCGAGGTCATCGCCTGCGACGAGAACCCCGATGCCACCTACGACTACAGGGTACGGGGCAGGGGACACGAGGCAGGCCCCTCTGTCGGTGTTAGACCAGGGGGCCCACAGGTCGGGGCCCGTGGTCGGAGAGCAGGTCCATGGTCTCCCGTACTCTTGTATTTTCATGCGAGACTTTGTCAGTGGGTCAGTTTCTGCTGTAGGGGGGGGCAGGTACTTGGACCACAGGAACGCTTGCATTGTCATGTGACTGTGGAGGCGTCTGGGGTCAGGCTTTTGTGAAATGAAGTCTCCTAAAGGTTTGCCCCCTAATCAAACTTATACAGTGCAGCCGCTTTTGTTCCAAATTTGATTTTCTCGCCAATTTTTTGTCCGCCCACGAGAATAAATtgattgagagggagagagaaaatccATGGTTTGATTGGGCCACGCATGGGTGACCTTTTATTCCTTCCACACTCGTACGGAAGTGATGGCGCCGGCGGGAAAAGTTCCAAATTAGTTCGACCAAAAGTGAAAGAAGTTCCATAATGCACGTTTTAAAGCTACTTTACCTCTGTTAGGGACATATATCAGTTTAATTGGTGCATAATTGGACCGTTATGAATGAAAATGAGTTGAAGTTGTGTATGCTCTCCCTGCTCCCCCCTCAGAGTGACCTCTGGTCGCTGGGCATCAACCGCTCTTGAGATGGCGGAGGGGGCTCCACGTAAGTCACCCCCAAactcagactcacacacacacacgacagtaCACACACCTCATTTGCATTTCAGTTTAACTAAATTGAATGAGGTACAGCCAATGCATGTTGCGCTGTAGTTAGTTGAATCACGTCAATCTTGAATAGTCCCCACTTAAAGTTAAAAAAACAAGTCATAAAGAACAAAACTGGAGTAGTGTGATATCAACGTGAATGTctggttgtgtggtgtgtgtgtttgtgtttgtgtgtgtgtgtcggtcggtCGTTCTGTCtgatctctctatctctctgtctcttctgtcACTCTCgatctcactctctgtcctctatgtctttctctctctgtctctctctctctctctctttcatcctcaccctctctctctctcgctctttcaccctcatcctctctctctcctcctctctctctctcccctctctcctctctctctctctctctctcttctctcttgctctcctctctctcctctctctctctctctctctctctctctctctctctctctctctccctctctctctctctctcctctctcctctctctctctctctctttctctctctctctctctctctcctctctctctctctctctctctctctctccctcctctctctctctctctctctctctctctctctctctctctctctctctctctctctctctctctctctctctctctctttctctctctctctctccaactagCGCTGTGCGACATGCATCGATGAGAGCTCTGTTTCTGATTCCCCGAAACCCCCCTCCCAAACTCAAGACCAAGAAATGGtaattagacacacacatacactaacacacacacacacacacacacacacacacacacacaacacacacacacacacacacacacacacacacacacacacacacacacacacacacacacacacacacacacacacacacacatacacacacagaccccattTCTGGAGACCACAAGGCAGCAAGAGGATGccactgggtggggctttcaacagaaattaaacaaaacaaagcctTGCAAAACCGCAGTGGTTTCGTCTGGTTAAAGAGGCACAGTGTTGGCTCAGTGCACCACACAACACCCGACGAagagtcactcacacacacaaaggagtcATATATCATCACATTACAACCGACGAAGAGTCACTCACACAAAAAAGAGGAGAGTCACTCATGCACACAGAGGAGTCATGCATCCTCACATAGCACCCGATGCAGAgtcactcacatgcacacaggagTCATGTGATGAAGAGTCCTGAATCACACAGAGGACTCATATCCGAACGACGAAGCgtccctctcacacacagaggacTCATGTATCCTCACATAACGCCCGACGAAGAGTCACTCACGAACAGAGAACTCATGTACCCTCAGGCCCCTTTGCGTGTCTCTCATGCTTCTCCTAATAGTAGGATGGGACCTTAAAACTTCCCCTTCACACTTCTCCCTCCATCAACCTCGTATCATCTTACCATGTGTAAACCATGACTacgtttattttatttggaCCAATGTGGTTGGTTTTATCGCCCTCTTTCAGTGTCTCTTTCCTGTTGGACCATTTTGTCTTCAGTTTATAGCAGACAGACCTTCTTTACACCGTGTGTTGAGTTGGTAATGTCTCTCGTTAAAATTGTATGATAGCAAACGCGAAGGTGAAGGTTACATGACGAAGGTTACATACATGAATATAATGTACATTCTTAGTTTGGTCGAGTCCAATCAGATGAGTCTCCTGAATgccaccctgcagccaatctaATCCTCCCTTTAGGCCAACATCTCCCTCCAACCCCTCCAAAGCAAAAAATGTAGATAATGAAATGTCATGGCAACACAATAACAGCCAGTGATAAGGTCAACGGCTGGGAGATAATGCCCAATAGACAGATAGTGGCAGATGGAGCGTCTGCTCGTGGAATCTGATTGGAGCCCCCCTAACCCTTGTATTCATGGAGGGTAGCGTCCCGTTGGGTCAAGGCAATGTGTGTTCGGTCCCTCTTGCATGAGCCTCTTGCCTCGCTTCTCCAATAGCAACAGGAATAGAGCAGAACGACATCCCATACTTCTGACCACAGCCGCATTGGGCTGACTCTGTTGTGATAACCACTGTTGTTTGTATTTTACACatatttgtatttcattgtatttcaaTCCGTGTCAATGCTTCCAATTACAATGacgtttagggcatttagcagacgcttgtatccaaagtcagaagaaggtgaaacaatatgtGGCTGTCGGTACATTAAagatgttcacagaaccaaCAGCAATCGCGAGGTTAACCCCATTCCCCTATTcgaacaaagatagctaggattgGACGAATAACAACTAAGGACTATATAGTAGCTATTATAGTAACTACGGTAAAACACATGTGCCCCGGCCCCAGGTCCAAGCGCTTCCTGTCGTTCGTCGACCGCTGCCCTGGTGAAGAACCACACGCTGCGGCCCAGCGCGGAGGCCCTGCTGCGGCACGCCTTCGTCAAGGACCTGCTCAACGAGAGGCAGGTCCGCATCCTGCTGAAGGACCACCTGGACCGCACCCGcaagaagagggagaagggtgagtaccggggggggggggggggggggggggggggggagagggagaagggtgagtaccggaggggggggggggggagagggagaagggtgagtaccgggggggggggggggggagagggagaagggtgaggtacgggggggggggggggggggagagggagaaggggagggtggggtggggNNNNNNNNNNNNNNNNNNNNNNNNNNNNNNNNNNNNNNNNNNNNNNNNNNNNNNNNNNNNNNNNNNNNNNNNNNNNNNNNNNNNNNNNNNNNNNNNNNNNAAATGCAAATGCCacatttattttgtgaaatATGTTGACTTATCTAAGGTGACTAAagctatgtacagtatgtgaCGCAGCCCGCTTGGCATCTGAGTACTTTATGTTCCACTGCCTGCCATTGATTGGTCCTGGTGTCTGTCACAGGCCCCCGGCAGCCCCACTGCTAgagcccctcctctcccctctcacctTTCATCGACCCCAGGCTGCTGCAGTTAGCCCCGCCCTGCAGCCCCagtgagtgcacacacacacacacacacacacacacacacacacacacacacacacacacacacacacacacacactcgcacgcactcgcacacacacacacacacacacacacacacacatgaacacacacacacacacacacacacacacacacacacacacacacacacacacacacacacacacacacacacacgaacacacacacacacacacacacacacacacacacacacacacacacacacacacacacacacacacacacgaacacacacacacacacacacatgaacacacttcTCTGGCCAAAACTATTATTTCTGATACTTATGTCGGTTATACAGATGTAATAAAAGTTAAAACTGATGTTGGTATACAAATGAACAAATTATGTAAAGGTAATTTGCCGAAGAAAGTGCAAAGTGCTAACGTCATGTTTTATCTGACAGTAGCTCCATATAAGTCTCGACAGTCTCAACGCTTGTGTGTTTCAGTTGTTGAGCTATGCATGAAATTATTGTTGACCTATTTTCTCTCTAAACGTATCCCCCCGTGCAGCAAGCAGCAGGCCTGAGCCCATCAGAAGGCAAAACCACAGGAAGGGCTCTGTGGTGAACGTGAACCCCACCAACATCCGCCCACAGAGTGACACGCCCGAGATCCGCAAGTACAAGAAGAAGTTCAACACCGAGGTCCTCTGCGCCGGCCTCTGGGGTTTGTAGTTCTCTTTCACCGCTGGGTTGTAGTTCCTGAGTCGCACATGTAGGCGTGCCCAGTTAACATGTGGATTTTAATGATGAATGGATTGGTGTTGGATTAAATCTAGTCATTATTATTCAGTATGCTTTCATCCTAGCTGATCCACTCACTCAGGGCACAAAGAAACATTTTTGTAGCTGGTACTGCTTTGATATTGCCCAAAAACATATAGAATGAGTTTCTGTGCACAGTCCTGGTCGGCCCTTGTTAGACAATATATACTCTGTTAAGGAAACGTAGCTCTTATCAAAGCCTGTTAAGGAAACGTAGCTCTTATCAAAGCATTTTCAGCGTTGGTTGACGGAACGGCAAATGGTTGCTTTTGTAAGCGGCTGTAGACGTATaatagttcacacacacacgcatacagcaGTAGAAGACCCAGGCCGTGGGCGAATCCCCCAGCTCACCAGGAGCATTCAGGGGTCACTTTTCTTTAGGGGTCATGTGTCTGACTCAAAGACTTCTACTTCAACTCGTTTTTTCCAAGCCAGGGCAGTCAATGAGAAACCATCCAGTTATTGCTAGCGAACCTCTATAATCCTCAGTGTGGCTCCGTTTGGAATGGATAGATCAAGAGGGAAATTATTGAACACAAATCTTAGGGTGCTCAGTTAGAACGTGATAGGAtggaaagagcagaagagagcaaatTTTTCTTGATTGGTCAGAGATGAAGTGGGAGCGGTCTAAAAACTTTTAACGGTTCACCCAGAAGCAGAGGCAATCAACTGTCAATGAGCTGAATCTCCTTTCCTATCAGCTCATTCTCATTTCTCTCACTCATCACTGACGGATGGCTGCGGCGCTTCTGACGAATGACGCTTAAATAGTAGCTGATGAATCACAGAGCACTCTAATGCATCCTAGTTGTGGCTGTCCAGTGTCTGTACCTGAGGACGATGACTGACGGCTGCTGTCGCTGTGCTGTCGCTGTGTAGGGGTGAACCTCCTGGTGGGGACCGAGAGTGGTCTGTGGCTTCTGGACCGCAGTGGCCAGGGCAAGGTCTACTCCCTCATCAGCCGCCGGCGCTTCCAGCAGATGGACGTGCTGGAGGGCCTCAACGTCCTCATCACCATATCAGGTGGGTCCCCCGCACGGGCCCGGCCCCGGGAGGTCATACCTCCAAACCCGGGTTGGAATCGAGGATTTTTATTTATCATTACTCTccatatctctgtctgtctctcccactctctcgctgtatatatatatatatatatatatatatatacatatacatataatatttatttaattattattattttatatgtatatatgactGTTTTCAACTGTACAATGTTTTTCTTGTTTGAACTTTATTATACCAATCGACAGAAACACCCTAAACAACtcatgtgcctgcgtgtgtgtgtgcctgtgtgcgtgtgtgtgcgtgcgtgtgtgtgtgtgtgcagggaagAAGAACAAGCTGCGGCTTTACTACCTGTCGTGGCTGAGGAACAAGATCCTGCACAACGACCCCGAGGTGGAGAAGAGGCAGGGCTGGACGTCGGTGGGCGACCTGGAGGGATGTGTGCACTACAAAGTCGGTGAGGAGGACACCCTGCTGCTCCATACACTCTGTTCTGTTCCCACGGCGTTAGACTGACCGGGCAGGTCTATTTATACAGCGGACCTCAACACACAAGGCCATTCCTTGTGCTCTACCACGGCCAGGATTACAAACATTAACTAACCTTAATCGTCACTATGCTGCTTTCCTGCTGCAGACATTAACTCCATAAGAAAGATTATCCGAGCTCGAACAGTTCTAAAGAATTAAAACtcgcccatccatccatcacgaAACCACCCAGTGAATCTTTCTCTATAAATCGTTTTATTCTGGTTTATTCACTTTTACTCATGCagatttttttatgttattttattggaCCTGTCTTCAACAGGAAGTCCCTTTAGATTAAAATCTCCCTTAACCGAGCCGAGAGAGCCACCAGTACAAGGTTACAAGAATATAAAATAGAGTATGTTGAAACACATAAGGAACAATTGAGGAAAATAGAGCATGATAAATACAGACCAGCAGTCAACAGATACAAAAATCCACTTTGGAAATGCAGTTGCACTCTTCTTTTTTAATCAAAGCTGGGAACTCTCCCAGGAAGACAAATCATTGAGCTATGGTGATGTTATGGCCTGACCACGGCGAAAAATAGAAGCGAAGAGAGAGTTCCAAGCAAATCCTGGCTACCATAGAGAAGCCATCAGGTGGAGTTAAAATCACAAGAGCTGTTGTGAGTGATAGGAAACTACAGTCATGAAGAGAGCTTGCCAAGTTTGCCTTTCTTATAAAAGATCGACCAATGCCAATGTCTCTAGGCTTATGGAAGTAGTTTGATATGAGGCGCAGAGAACTGCGGCACACAGAGTCTGGACAGTGAAGTGTGGCGAAGGAAGTAGGCTTGTAAATAATGTCCCCATAGTGTAGACAACActtaggccacgtttatacgtagcagggtatgtatagaaacgaatatttccccccctccgtttttaaaaataacattgtgcacacaacatcgttttcaaaaaagttgttgtttacatcaaaacgcatgaatacgccgtcgagcgccatataactatgccaaacctatgggcggcagtgtagggagaaggattaagccatgcaagccaatcagaatcctcaatcaacaacaacgaataaaacgagcgtcttcctgtaacaaacaaactgtaaacacagggcgctcatatgacgtcaagcatttcctggcgcataatgtgacgcttcagaatctaaaaccctgtttctccccgttgacacgacaacacataaactgcgttttcagaaatctccactttggtctgagtttttagaaatgatcgttttctgtgacaaaaactgagttttcgtgtaaatgagaggccaaaccgcgtggaaatatctgcgttttcccttcgtgtaaacggggccttaaagggttagttcggaattttgaacatagggcctgattcccaagttagccttggtgttctttatcattggagtcagttttcaacacatttcattcagtccttatagttgcagagtttgctcgtgctaggctagcgcacggcaacaggcaatactagcctgctaatgaaacagtcttacccattccacagtacacccgaggcaaatcaactataacgccagacggtcgatgtaaatgtctgttgatagaataatgttagaaataaaaccacccttgcattgcattttgagggacttgctgtgtctcagtagcagtgttatattcctgttAGTaagctacggcagcggcggactgatacctaggttaaattccgctgctgctgagaaagtagtcctcaaaatgcgatgattcatgcgatgcgaggttagttttatttctacgattattctatcaacactagggatgggcaaaattattcttttccgggaactagttctttcagttcagttcactataacgattcgtttgtttgattcgttcttttagattcgttcgttacgtcagattacgtcatttgacgaccctgagcataatttaagtTATGTCTAGGCTCTACCCCCGTGAAAATTGACAAGATACACTATATAGTATAACCAAACGTCCCAACAATATtgataccacttgcttactctctatatgtcattcatggttttatatttatgtatatttttttactttacatttaattcttcattattcaggcattacagaactttcatggtcataaataaaaaatacgaactgcagtttaatttctttgtttgttcttgaattgacgtagaatggagcaaagactcctgggattgggaaatgcgtttatccaatagcAGATGGAGGGCAAGTCTATTTttggaaatgtagggggatatatgagtggccccacgtcgaatggtatgacccaagatacgtcagacagagaaagcgcgcaaattcgacggtacagccttgtcatttgtttacccaggtgccatgaaaacaccattgctacctctcattggctgaatctttgagaacgttgtagactcaatcgataTAAGGTTGCAGgtagacgaagctctgttcgtttgtatattttatttacgtgaccatatttttgtt
The window above is part of the Gadus macrocephalus chromosome 10, ASM3116895v1 genome. Proteins encoded here:
- the LOC132466493 gene encoding mitogen-activated protein kinase kinase kinase kinase 4-like — protein: MAEGAPRPSASCRSSTAALVKNHTLRPSAEALLRHAFVKDLLNERQVRILLKDHLDRTRKKREKGDPSSPLSPFIDPRLLQLAPPCSPTSSRPEPIRRQNHRKGSVVNVNPTNIRPQSDTPEIRKYKKKFNTEVLCAGLWGVNLLVGTESGLWLLDRSGQGKVYSLISRRRFQQMDVLEGLNVLITISGKKNKLRLYYLSWLRNKILHNDPEVEKRQGWTSVGDLEGCVHYKVVRYEKIKFLVIALKSAVEVYAWAPKPYHKFMAFKSFCPLPQRPLSVDLTVEEGQRLKVIYGSLSGFHAIDVDSGTPYDLYLPTHIQGSICPHAIIILPNSAGTEVLVCYEDEGVFIDTYGRITKDTVLQWGEMPASVAYLQSNQVMGWGEKAIELRSANTGNLEGVFMHKKAQKLKFLCERNDKVFFASVQSGGSSQIYFMTLGQNSLFSW